In one window of Pseudomonas chlororaphis subsp. chlororaphis DNA:
- the arfB gene encoding alternative ribosome rescue aminoacyl-tRNA hydrolase ArfB, with product MLVISNNVHLPDAEIELTAIRAQGAGGQNVNKVSSAVHLRFDIPASSLPPFYKERLLALRDSRITSDGVIVIKAQQYRTQEQNRADALERLVELILSAIKVEKKRRPTKPTLGSKTRRLESKSKRGNIKAGRGKVDY from the coding sequence ATGCTGGTGATTTCCAACAACGTGCATCTGCCGGATGCCGAGATCGAGTTGACCGCCATTCGCGCGCAAGGCGCGGGTGGGCAGAACGTCAACAAGGTCTCCAGCGCGGTGCACCTGCGCTTCGACATTCCGGCCTCGTCGCTGCCGCCGTTCTACAAGGAGCGGCTGCTGGCGCTGCGCGACAGTCGCATTACCAGCGACGGGGTGATCGTCATCAAGGCCCAGCAATACCGGACCCAGGAACAGAACCGCGCCGATGCCCTGGAGCGTCTGGTGGAGCTGATCCTCAGTGCCATCAAGGTGGAGAAGAAGCGCCGGCCGACCAAGCCGACCCTGGGCTCGAAGACCCGGCGCCTGGAGTCCAAGAGCAAGCGCGGCAACATCAAGGCCGGTCGCGGCAAGGTCGACTACTAA